In Rhodothermia bacterium, a single window of DNA contains:
- a CDS encoding TonB-dependent receptor, whose amino-acid sequence MFNTLRRMLGLAFLLLGLSHTAILAQVTTAALAGQVTDNQGQPLPGATVKALHRPSGTVYGVVTREDGRFNLPNLRVGGPYVVEVSFIGYKTSRTDGITLSLAQKLSLSVQLEESAQTTTVEVTASTNSTINKERTGAATYVSQAQIQALPTISRSASDYTRLTPASDGNSFGGRNDQFNNFSLDGAIFNNPFGLDAATPGGQTDAQPVSLDAIDQIQVSLAPYDVTQAGFTGAAVNAVTKSGTNAFTGTVFSFYRNESLTGNNVGGTEVFKGDQSQFQGGFALGGPIVPNKMFFFANAEFERRSDLGSNYLAAASGRTGENISRVLASDLQAVSNALKQRFNYETGGYENFSHQTPNQKGILKLDWNVSERSKLAATYQFLRASKDKPAHPSAIGRRGPDYTTLQFENSGYRINNNLNTAIVELRTLFGNKASNKLQVGYSTFRDTRDPFSTPFPVVNINKDGIRYIVAGHEPFSINNRLDQNVYQLTNNLNLYLDKHTLTVGASLEKFEFDNSFNLDAYGGTFTPGYNSVEEFINLVNTGGLDAAVNAAKSTFATKNSKTWGDKDGWALAETNMGQFALYAQDELAVSPTLNVTFGVRVDMPLYFDSATKAQENIARNCCYDPSVEYFTETGAKIKFDSTKLPDQKPLFSPRLGFNWDVKGDRTQQVRGGSGLFTGRFPFVWVGNQIANPNFWFYTVTSPDFKYPQVWRTNLGYDQQFGEGWTFSTDLIYTRDLHAMMVRNYGLNKPSGNLKGVDTRPIYTAADKVTPYANNAYVFTNTDIGYTFNASFQLQRNWASGLYTSLGYNYGLAMDAASIDAEISSDAFDRNPAYGNVNEAVLAPSLYGNKHRFVGAAFKKFSYSGGRMATTVSLFLQAAEGGRYSYTYSGDLNGDTSGLNDLIFIPTDAQVDQMKFSGTTAQQAEQRTALKAYLAQDAYLSKNRGKVADKFATTSPWYSQVDLRLLQDFMVRIGGQVKTVQISFDVLNIGNLINSNWGVRQIPVNTQPIGVTVDTNGNPTYSFDTNLKNTFADDFSLLSRWQAQLGLRFIF is encoded by the coding sequence ATGTTTAACACCCTCAGACGGATGCTTGGGTTGGCTTTTTTGCTTTTGGGCTTATCCCATACCGCAATACTGGCCCAAGTGACCACCGCAGCATTGGCTGGCCAAGTAACAGACAACCAAGGCCAACCCCTACCGGGCGCTACGGTCAAGGCCCTGCACCGGCCTTCTGGAACGGTATATGGCGTCGTTACACGCGAAGATGGACGCTTCAACCTTCCAAACCTTCGCGTAGGTGGCCCCTACGTTGTAGAAGTGAGTTTCATCGGTTATAAAACCAGTCGTACAGATGGCATCACCCTCTCATTGGCACAGAAGTTGAGCCTATCCGTACAATTGGAGGAATCCGCACAAACCACCACCGTAGAAGTGACGGCAAGCACAAATTCAACCATCAACAAAGAACGGACGGGCGCAGCCACCTATGTGAGCCAAGCCCAAATCCAAGCATTACCCACCATTTCACGCTCGGCTTCGGATTATACCCGCCTTACGCCTGCCTCGGATGGCAACTCGTTTGGAGGACGGAACGACCAATTCAACAATTTCTCTCTTGATGGAGCGATATTCAACAACCCATTCGGTTTGGATGCTGCTACACCGGGTGGCCAAACCGATGCGCAACCGGTTTCCTTAGACGCCATAGACCAAATTCAGGTCTCACTCGCACCTTATGACGTTACACAAGCCGGATTTACAGGAGCTGCAGTAAATGCCGTTACAAAATCTGGAACCAACGCATTTACGGGAACCGTTTTCAGTTTTTACCGGAACGAGTCGCTCACAGGCAACAATGTAGGCGGTACCGAAGTGTTTAAAGGCGACCAGTCTCAGTTCCAAGGTGGGTTTGCTTTGGGTGGCCCAATCGTACCAAATAAAATGTTTTTCTTTGCAAATGCCGAGTTTGAGCGCCGTTCAGACCTTGGGTCAAACTACCTTGCGGCAGCTTCTGGACGGACAGGAGAGAACATTTCGCGTGTTTTGGCCTCCGACCTTCAGGCGGTCTCTAACGCTCTGAAGCAACGTTTCAACTATGAGACGGGTGGTTACGAGAATTTCTCGCACCAAACCCCCAACCAAAAAGGGATTCTAAAACTTGACTGGAACGTGAGCGAACGCAGCAAATTGGCCGCAACCTATCAGTTCCTTCGTGCTTCCAAAGACAAACCAGCGCACCCCTCGGCCATTGGTCGTCGTGGCCCAGACTACACCACACTGCAATTCGAGAACTCAGGCTATCGGATTAACAACAACCTCAATACCGCGATTGTGGAGCTTCGCACCCTTTTTGGCAACAAAGCCAGCAACAAGCTCCAAGTCGGCTACTCGACTTTCCGAGATACACGGGATCCCTTCTCCACGCCGTTTCCTGTGGTCAATATCAACAAAGACGGGATTCGCTACATTGTGGCCGGGCACGAGCCGTTCTCTATCAATAACCGATTAGACCAAAACGTTTATCAACTTACGAACAACCTAAACCTCTACTTAGACAAACACACCTTGACCGTAGGGGCCTCGTTAGAGAAATTCGAGTTTGACAATTCCTTCAACTTAGATGCCTACGGCGGCACGTTTACACCGGGTTACAACAGTGTTGAGGAGTTTATTAACCTCGTTAATACAGGCGGGTTGGATGCGGCTGTAAATGCGGCGAAAAGTACTTTTGCCACCAAAAACAGCAAAACATGGGGAGACAAAGATGGTTGGGCACTCGCCGAAACCAATATGGGACAATTTGCTCTTTATGCGCAAGACGAATTGGCCGTAAGCCCAACCCTGAACGTCACCTTTGGAGTACGGGTGGACATGCCGCTGTACTTCGATAGTGCTACAAAAGCACAAGAAAACATCGCCCGTAACTGTTGCTACGACCCAAGCGTGGAATACTTTACCGAAACTGGTGCTAAAATCAAGTTCGATTCTACCAAATTACCAGATCAGAAACCGCTCTTTTCGCCACGATTAGGCTTTAACTGGGATGTAAAAGGGGATCGTACCCAACAAGTTCGCGGTGGAAGCGGCCTCTTTACCGGACGTTTCCCCTTTGTATGGGTGGGCAACCAAATCGCCAACCCTAATTTCTGGTTCTATACCGTCACCTCGCCCGACTTTAAGTACCCACAGGTATGGCGGACTAATTTGGGATACGACCAACAATTTGGCGAAGGATGGACGTTCTCTACGGACTTGATCTATACCCGTGACCTTCATGCCATGATGGTTCGGAACTATGGTCTCAATAAGCCTTCTGGAAACTTAAAAGGGGTGGATACTCGGCCTATTTATACTGCCGCAGACAAGGTAACGCCTTATGCAAACAATGCGTATGTCTTTACCAATACAGACATTGGTTATACCTTCAATGCCTCCTTCCAACTCCAACGCAACTGGGCCAGTGGTCTTTACACCTCGTTGGGGTACAACTACGGTTTGGCGATGGATGCCGCCTCGATTGATGCAGAAATCTCCTCGGATGCTTTTGATCGCAATCCGGCTTATGGCAACGTAAACGAAGCAGTTCTTGCGCCTTCGTTGTATGGCAACAAACACCGCTTTGTAGGGGCTGCTTTCAAAAAATTCTCCTATAGCGGAGGACGTATGGCCACCACTGTATCTCTTTTCTTGCAAGCCGCAGAAGGCGGACGGTATAGCTATACCTACTCTGGCGATTTGAACGGCGATACTTCAGGCTTAAATGACCTGATCTTCATTCCTACGGATGCGCAGGTGGACCAAATGAAGTTTTCAGGAACAACCGCACAACAAGCCGAACAACGTACCGCACTCAAAGCTTACTTGGCACAGGATGCGTATCTCTCGAAAAATCGCGGGAAAGTTGCCGATAAATTTGCCACCACTTCGCCTTGGTACAGCCAAGTGGATTTACGCTTGCTCCAAGACTTTATGGTACGTATTGGCGGCCAAGTAAAAACGGTACAGATCAGTTTTGATGTATTGAATATTGGTAACCTGATCAATTCAAATTGGGGCGTGCGCCAAATTCCTGTAAACACACAACCGATTGGTGTGACCGTAGATACAAATGGCAATCCCACCTATAGTTTTGATACCAACCTGAAGAATACCTTTGCCGATGACTTTAGCTTGCTCTCTCGTTGGCAGGCACAACTAGGGCTTCGGTTTATCTTCTAA
- a CDS encoding glycosyltransferase family 1 protein, protein MFTTLKIALFTGNYNHIADGVSLTLNRLVRYLESCGHQVLIFGPHSDRPAIKHVGVYVSVPSIPMPVGNRQEYRVPVRIGPSAARQLKAFKPDIVHLATPDMLGKAAIRYAKQAQIPVVASYHTNFCSYLSFYGLGWLEPVIWQHLRRFYKSCLQVYVPSQSMADVLYKNGIRSELLIWEHGVEADRFNPAKRSLEWRRRLGFADDDRVVAFVSRLVTEKGLDVFRQVIQRLTADGVSHKALLVGAGPMEAELRQALPNAIFTGHLKGNALAQAFASADVFLFPSDTETFGLVTLEAMASGLPAICADATGSKELVQPGITGFLAPSKDVDAFYQATRTILEDQALRKRMSEEAVLRARMYDWDSIMQKIERYYENMIASFSAISGH, encoded by the coding sequence ATCTTTACAACGTTGAAAATTGCCCTTTTTACTGGCAATTATAACCATATTGCGGATGGAGTCTCACTCACGCTTAACCGCTTGGTACGCTATTTAGAAAGCTGTGGCCATCAGGTATTGATCTTTGGCCCACACAGTGACCGCCCTGCCATCAAGCATGTTGGGGTGTATGTTTCAGTGCCTTCTATTCCTATGCCGGTTGGCAACCGCCAAGAGTACCGTGTTCCGGTCAGGATAGGGCCGAGTGCTGCTCGTCAACTCAAGGCATTTAAGCCCGATATTGTCCACCTTGCAACACCTGATATGTTGGGTAAAGCGGCCATCCGATATGCCAAACAAGCCCAAATTCCGGTGGTGGCTTCGTATCATACCAACTTTTGCTCCTATTTGTCCTTCTATGGTTTGGGCTGGTTAGAACCCGTTATCTGGCAGCACCTCAGGCGTTTTTACAAATCTTGTTTGCAAGTTTATGTGCCTTCGCAGTCTATGGCAGATGTATTGTATAAAAATGGCATACGATCCGAACTGTTGATCTGGGAGCATGGCGTGGAGGCTGATCGGTTTAACCCGGCCAAACGCTCGTTGGAATGGCGGCGGCGTCTGGGTTTTGCCGATGACGATCGGGTCGTCGCCTTTGTAAGCCGTCTGGTTACGGAAAAGGGATTAGATGTCTTCCGACAGGTGATCCAGCGCTTAACGGCAGATGGGGTCTCTCACAAAGCGTTGCTTGTTGGTGCAGGTCCAATGGAAGCCGAGTTGCGCCAAGCATTACCTAATGCCATTTTTACGGGGCATCTTAAGGGAAATGCACTTGCGCAAGCTTTTGCCTCGGCGGATGTTTTTCTTTTCCCTAGCGATACCGAGACCTTTGGCTTGGTAACCTTAGAAGCGATGGCTTCGGGGCTTCCTGCAATCTGTGCAGATGCAACGGGCAGTAAAGAATTGGTACAACCCGGCATCACCGGCTTTTTAGCGCCATCTAAAGACGTGGATGCCTTCTATCAAGCCACCCGCACCATTCTTGAAGACCAAGCATTACGCAAACGTATGTCTGAGGAAGCTGTCTTACGTGCTCGGATGTATGATTGGGACAGCATCATGCAGAAAATTGAACGGTATTACGAAAACATGATTGCCAGTTTTTCGGCTATATCTGGTCATTAA